The Zavarzinia compransoris genome has a window encoding:
- a CDS encoding acetyl-CoA hydrolase/transferase C-terminal domain-containing protein: MAPVRLRPEKLADVLPPGGLTYVQGCSGESAALNGAVMAAGDALGAMSFTGIFVPGLNRASYLANPDCRVETFFLTPELRAAGDRVRFLPLCYGDILARLRRQPPTAAIFSVAPPDADGFCSFGAIIDFLADVWDRIPIRIAHINPRMKATRGHRGIPWHELTAVLEDEGFDLPGMATGGSDPEADEIARHIAGLIPDGATLQTGLGKVPGALMRNLTNHRDLRIHSGLIGDGVLDLLRAGALAPGAAVKGGVAIGAPALYDAIDGEAFSFQGVSHTHAVAVIAGIPNFIAINSAIEVDLFGQAFAELTPKGLMSGPGGASDFARGARLSEGGLRIVALPAAARGASRIVLPGAPAGPVSLGRFDIDLVVTEQGVADLRGKDHGERAAALIAVAAPEHRESLARGYREFAGRL; the protein is encoded by the coding sequence CCGCAGCCCTGAACGGGGCGGTCATGGCCGCCGGCGATGCCCTGGGCGCGATGTCCTTCACCGGGATCTTCGTCCCAGGGCTCAACCGGGCGAGCTATCTCGCCAACCCGGACTGCCGGGTGGAAACATTCTTCCTGACCCCGGAACTCCGCGCGGCGGGGGACCGGGTGCGGTTCCTGCCGCTGTGTTATGGCGATATATTGGCGCGGCTGCGCCGGCAGCCGCCGACGGCGGCGATCTTTTCCGTGGCGCCGCCCGATGCCGACGGCTTTTGCAGCTTCGGCGCCATCATCGATTTCCTGGCCGATGTCTGGGACCGCATTCCCATCCGTATCGCCCATATCAACCCGCGCATGAAGGCGACCCGGGGCCATCGGGGCATTCCCTGGCACGAGTTGACTGCCGTCCTCGAAGACGAGGGCTTCGACCTGCCCGGCATGGCGACCGGCGGCAGCGATCCCGAGGCGGACGAGATCGCGCGCCATATCGCGGGCCTGATCCCCGATGGCGCGACCCTCCAGACCGGTCTCGGCAAAGTGCCCGGCGCATTGATGCGCAATCTTACCAATCATCGCGACCTGCGGATTCATTCCGGCCTGATCGGCGATGGGGTGCTCGACCTGCTGCGGGCCGGGGCCTTGGCACCGGGGGCGGCGGTGAAGGGCGGTGTGGCCATCGGCGCGCCGGCGCTCTACGACGCGATCGACGGCGAGGCCTTCTCGTTCCAGGGCGTCTCCCACACCCATGCGGTGGCGGTCATCGCCGGCATTCCGAACTTCATCGCCATCAATTCGGCGATCGAGGTCGATCTCTTCGGCCAGGCTTTTGCCGAACTGACCCCGAAGGGCTTGATGTCCGGCCCCGGCGGGGCCTCGGATTTCGCCCGGGGGGCCAGGCTTTCCGAAGGGGGGCTGCGGATCGTGGCGCTGCCGGCGGCCGCGCGCGGGGCCAGCCGGATCGTGCTGCCGGGGGCGCCGGCCGGGCCGGTCTCGCTCGGCCGTTTCGACATCGATCTCGTGGTGACCGAGCAGGGCGTCGCTGACCTGCGCGGCAAGGACCACGGGGAACGCGCGGCGGCCCTGATCGCGGTCGCGGCGCCCGAACATCGCGAATCACTGGCGCGGGGTTACCGCGAATTCGCCGGCCGGCTGTAA
- a CDS encoding acyl-CoA dehydrogenase family protein, which produces MIERTLFKEEHNIFRDSVRRFMEKEVVPYHAQWEKDGIVPRDLWLKAGEAGLLCCTVPEEYGGLGLDYLFDVVVFEELWRVGASGPGFLIHTDLVATYILSFGTEEQKRHWLPKMVKGEAIGSLGMTEPHAGSDLKAIRTRATRDGDDFLINGQKVFISNGQMCDVIVLATKTDSAAGAKGITLFLVDTHTEGFRRGRNLDKLGMHAQDTSELFFDNVRVPASAILGQEGRGFQQMMTKLSQERLAQAVRSATVTETVIGWTADYTADRKAFGQTVADFQNTQFKLAELQAEAITARVLTDKCIELFMAGKLDPVDAAVAKMITANLHCKAVDECLQLHGGWGYMWEYPICRAYADARIIKIAGGSIEVMKMIIARDLFATRKGPRAQAAE; this is translated from the coding sequence ATGATCGAACGGACTCTGTTCAAGGAAGAGCATAACATTTTTCGCGACTCCGTTCGCCGCTTCATGGAAAAGGAAGTGGTGCCCTACCACGCCCAGTGGGAGAAGGACGGCATCGTCCCCCGCGACCTGTGGCTGAAGGCCGGCGAGGCTGGCTTGCTCTGCTGCACCGTGCCGGAGGAATACGGCGGCCTCGGCCTCGACTATCTCTTCGATGTCGTGGTGTTCGAGGAATTGTGGCGCGTCGGTGCGTCGGGCCCCGGCTTCCTGATCCATACCGACCTGGTCGCGACCTATATCCTGTCCTTCGGGACCGAGGAACAGAAGCGCCACTGGCTGCCGAAGATGGTGAAGGGGGAGGCGATCGGCTCGCTGGGCATGACCGAGCCCCACGCCGGTTCCGACCTCAAGGCGATCCGCACCCGGGCAACCCGGGACGGTGACGACTTCCTGATCAACGGCCAGAAGGTCTTCATCTCCAACGGCCAGATGTGCGACGTCATCGTGCTCGCTACCAAGACCGACAGCGCGGCGGGGGCCAAGGGCATCACCCTGTTCCTGGTCGATACCCATACCGAGGGCTTCCGCCGTGGCCGCAACCTCGACAAGCTGGGCATGCATGCCCAGGACACGTCTGAACTGTTCTTCGACAATGTCCGCGTGCCGGCCAGCGCGATCCTCGGGCAGGAAGGGCGCGGCTTCCAGCAGATGATGACGAAACTGTCGCAGGAACGCCTGGCCCAGGCCGTCCGCTCCGCGACCGTGACCGAGACGGTGATCGGCTGGACCGCCGACTATACCGCCGACCGCAAGGCCTTCGGCCAGACGGTGGCGGATTTCCAGAACACCCAGTTCAAGCTGGCGGAACTCCAGGCCGAGGCGATCACCGCCCGCGTGCTGACCGACAAATGCATCGAATTGTTCATGGCCGGCAAGCTCGACCCGGTCGATGCCGCGGTCGCCAAGATGATCACCGCCAACCTGCACTGCAAGGCGGTGGACGAATGCCTGCAGCTCCATGGCGGCTGGGGTTACATGTGGGAATATCCGATCTGCCGGGCCTATGCCGATGCCCGCATCATCAAGATCGCCGGCGGTTCCATCGAGGTGATGAAGATGATCATCGCCCGCGACCTCTTCGCCACCCGCAAGGGCCCGCGCGCCCAGGCCGCCGAATAA
- a CDS encoding 3-keto-5-aminohexanoate cleavage protein: MAVANKVIITCAVTGSIHTPSMSPHLPVTAEEIAEAAIGAAEAGAAIVHLHARNPVDGRPDQSPEAFEPFLKVIKQRSDLVVNLTTGGSPFMSVEERIRPATVWKPEVASLNMGSMNFGLFPMLARFKDFKHGWEPQMLENSRDLVFRNSFKDIEYALRTLNETGTRYEFECYDTSHLYNLHYFWTQGLVQAPLFIQTVFGLLGGIGAHQEDVLHLKRTADRLFGDNYRWSVLGAGRSQMPVAAMGAAMGGNVRVGLEDSLWLGKGRLAESNAAQVTQVRQIVEGLGLEIASPDEAREILALKGADKVAF; this comes from the coding sequence ATGGCCGTCGCCAACAAGGTCATCATCACCTGCGCGGTGACGGGGTCGATCCACACCCCGTCCATGTCGCCCCACCTGCCGGTGACGGCGGAGGAAATCGCCGAGGCGGCCATCGGTGCCGCCGAGGCCGGCGCCGCCATCGTCCACCTGCACGCGCGCAACCCGGTGGACGGCCGGCCCGACCAGTCGCCGGAAGCCTTCGAGCCCTTCCTGAAGGTGATCAAGCAGCGTTCCGACCTCGTAGTCAATCTCACCACCGGCGGCTCGCCCTTCATGTCGGTCGAGGAACGTATCCGCCCGGCGACGGTGTGGAAGCCCGAGGTGGCCAGCCTCAACATGGGCTCGATGAATTTCGGCCTGTTCCCGATGCTGGCCCGCTTCAAGGATTTCAAGCACGGTTGGGAGCCGCAGATGCTGGAGAATTCCCGCGATCTCGTGTTCCGCAATTCCTTCAAGGACATTGAATACGCGCTGCGCACCCTGAACGAGACCGGCACGCGCTATGAATTCGAGTGCTACGACACCAGTCACCTCTACAACCTGCATTACTTCTGGACGCAAGGCCTGGTGCAGGCACCGCTGTTCATCCAGACCGTGTTCGGCCTGCTCGGCGGCATCGGCGCCCATCAGGAAGACGTGCTGCACCTGAAGCGCACGGCCGACCGCCTGTTCGGCGACAATTACCGCTGGTCCGTGCTGGGCGCCGGCAGGTCGCAGATGCCGGTCGCCGCCATGGGCGCGGCCATGGGCGGCAACGTCCGCGTCGGGCTCGAGGATTCGCTCTGGCTCGGCAAGGGGCGGCTGGCGGAAAGCAATGCCGCCCAGGTCACCCAGGTGCGCCAGATCGTCGAAGGCCTCGGCCTCGAGATCGCGAGCCCCGACGAAGCCCGTGAAATCCTGGCGCTGAAGGGCGCCGACAAGGTGGCGTTCTGA
- a CDS encoding acyl-CoA dehydrogenase family protein: MLQTKDRTTGDDSLDLFRDQFRRFLDREFTPNLARWEEQGIVDKSFWLKMGAAGYLCPSVPEEYGGLGLDFRYNAVLNEELTYAGSTDTVTLQSDITIGYMQNHGSEEQKAYWLPRMVSGESIVAIAMTEPGAGSDLQGVRTTAIRDGDDYIVNGSKTYITNGQNADLIITVAKTNPGEGAKGTSLILVEADRPGFARGRNLDKIGQFSSDTSELFFADVRVPVTNVLGAENRGFVVLMNELVQERLSISITAQAAAQRAFDEAVAFTKERTAFGQKVFQFQNTRFTLADLAAKLQIGWAHIDWAIKRHVEGRLTPAEASASKLWHTETQWEIMDAALQLHGGAGYMNEYAIAKLWRDARVRRIYGGSSEIMKELLSRSL; the protein is encoded by the coding sequence ATGCTGCAAACCAAAGACCGCACCACCGGCGACGACTCGCTGGACCTGTTCCGCGACCAGTTCCGCCGCTTCCTCGACCGGGAATTCACGCCCAACCTCGCCCGCTGGGAAGAGCAGGGCATCGTCGACAAGAGCTTCTGGCTGAAGATGGGCGCGGCCGGCTATCTCTGCCCCTCGGTGCCGGAGGAATACGGCGGCCTCGGCCTCGATTTCCGCTATAACGCAGTGCTGAACGAGGAATTGACCTACGCCGGCTCGACCGACACCGTGACGCTGCAATCCGACATCACCATCGGTTACATGCAGAACCACGGCTCGGAGGAACAGAAGGCCTATTGGCTGCCGCGCATGGTTTCGGGCGAGAGCATCGTCGCCATCGCCATGACCGAGCCGGGCGCCGGTTCCGATCTCCAGGGCGTGCGCACCACCGCGATCCGCGATGGCGACGACTACATCGTCAACGGCTCCAAGACCTATATCACCAATGGCCAGAACGCCGACCTGATCATCACGGTCGCCAAGACCAACCCGGGCGAAGGCGCCAAGGGCACCAGCCTGATCCTGGTCGAGGCGGACCGGCCGGGTTTCGCGCGCGGTCGCAACCTCGACAAGATCGGGCAGTTCTCGTCGGATACCAGCGAATTGTTCTTCGCCGATGTCCGGGTGCCGGTCACCAATGTCCTCGGGGCCGAGAACCGGGGCTTCGTCGTCCTGATGAACGAATTGGTGCAGGAACGCCTGTCGATCTCGATCACGGCCCAGGCCGCCGCGCAGCGCGCCTTCGACGAGGCGGTCGCCTTCACCAAGGAACGCACTGCGTTCGGCCAGAAGGTGTTCCAGTTCCAGAACACCCGCTTCACCCTGGCCGATCTCGCAGCCAAGCTCCAGATCGGCTGGGCCCATATCGACTGGGCGATCAAGCGCCACGTCGAGGGCAGGCTGACCCCGGCCGAAGCCTCCGCCTCCAAGCTCTGGCACACGGAAACCCAGTGGGAAATCATGGATGCCGCCCTCCAGCTCCATGGCGGGGCGGGTTACATGAACGAATATGCCATCGCCAAATTGTGGCGCGATGCGCGGGTGCGCCGCATCTATGGCGGCAGTTCCGAAATCATGAAGGAATTGCTCAGCCGCAGCCTCTGA
- a CDS encoding DUF3237 domain-containing protein, producing the protein MLPYSSEFAFSYTVALAPPDVVGPGPGGIRLNFRLLGGEFAGPRLKGTVLPGGTDFVTLRSDGVLDIDVRGLLKTEDGAVIDIAYKGVIDAGPDAYAGFLAGSLPAALLVRAAPRLTAAHPDYLWLNRLQFYSIGRAVPQDLKAEFDVYALV; encoded by the coding sequence ATGTTACCTTATTCCAGCGAATTCGCCTTCAGTTACACTGTGGCGCTGGCCCCGCCGGATGTCGTCGGCCCCGGGCCGGGCGGCATCCGCCTGAACTTCCGGCTTCTCGGCGGTGAATTCGCCGGGCCGCGGCTGAAAGGCACCGTCCTGCCGGGCGGTACGGATTTCGTCACCCTGCGCAGCGACGGCGTGCTCGACATCGATGTCCGGGGATTGCTGAAGACGGAGGACGGCGCGGTCATCGACATCGCCTATAAGGGCGTGATCGATGCCGGGCCGGATGCCTATGCCGGGTTCCTGGCCGGCAGCCTGCCGGCGGCATTGCTGGTTCGCGCCGCGCCGCGCCTGACCGCTGCTCATCCGGATTATCTCTGGCTGAACCGCTTGCAGTTCTATTCGATCGGCCGCGCGGTGCCGCAGGACCTGAAGGCCGAGTTCGACGTCTACGCCCTTGTCTGA
- a CDS encoding cytochrome C oxidase subunit IV family protein, with amino-acid sequence MSAFIVSRISAIWLFLVLATLASWEIGHGLGFQDHRASSAAIIAVAMLKVRFVIRDFMEIRHAPLAYRLVADLWAGGIAIGLAAMILFA; translated from the coding sequence ATGAGCGCTTTCATCGTCAGCCGCATTTCCGCGATCTGGCTGTTCCTCGTCCTTGCCACCCTGGCATCCTGGGAAATCGGCCATGGCCTGGGCTTTCAGGATCACCGGGCCAGCAGTGCCGCGATCATTGCCGTCGCCATGCTGAAAGTCCGCTTCGTGATCCGCGACTTCATGGAGATCCGGCATGCGCCCCTGGCCTACCGGCTGGTCGCCGACCTCTGGGCCGGGGGGATCGCCATCGGCCTTGCCGCGATGATCCTCTTCGCCTGA
- a CDS encoding cytochrome c oxidase subunit 3: MTAGARRVHVPGEGGVWLFIAGDMVLFSVLFFTFLSYRAGSPQAFAAGRAHLDQVLGLVNTLLLLTSSWFVATGVKAARQRAAGVPQACFAAALGCGLGFGAVKVFEYRAKFDAGLALADSDFFMFYFAYTGIHMIHVVIGMGILLLLINYVRSRPIEAVNLQHVESGATFWHLVDVLWIVIFALLYLLV, translated from the coding sequence GTGACGGCCGGAGCGCGCCGGGTCCATGTTCCCGGCGAGGGGGGCGTCTGGCTCTTCATCGCCGGGGACATGGTCCTGTTTTCCGTGCTGTTCTTCACCTTCCTCAGTTATCGCGCCGGCAGCCCGCAAGCCTTCGCCGCGGGGCGGGCGCATCTGGACCAGGTGCTCGGCCTCGTCAACACCCTGCTGCTGCTGACCAGTTCCTGGTTCGTCGCCACCGGGGTGAAGGCGGCGCGGCAGCGGGCGGCCGGGGTGCCGCAAGCCTGTTTCGCCGCCGCCCTGGGCTGCGGCCTCGGCTTCGGCGCGGTCAAGGTCTTCGAGTACAGGGCGAAATTCGATGCCGGCCTGGCGCTGGCCGACAGCGACTTCTTCATGTTCTATTTCGCCTATACGGGCATCCACATGATCCATGTCGTGATCGGCATGGGCATCCTGCTGCTGCTGATCAATTACGTCCGGTCACGGCCGATCGAGGCGGTCAACCTCCAGCATGTCGAAAGCGGGGCCACCTTCTGGCATCTCGTCGACGTGCTGTGGATCGTGATCTTCGCCCTGCTCTATCTGCTGGTGTAA
- a CDS encoding SDR family oxidoreductase, whose translation MELQDQRVLVIGGSSGIGLAVAGRAARAGARVTIASRSAERLAAAAAALPAPVETLVLDVADDRQTREALGATGIWDHIAVTAGDVRTGPIRKQPIEAAMAGMNAKFWSAWRIAAAAVIAETGSLTLTSGAFAQRPAAGRVIAGAINAAIEGLARGLALELAPVRVNVVSPGLVDTPLWAGLPAEKRHAYFETVAAVLPARRIASADDIARLYLTAMTTPILTGTTLLGDGGHVLV comes from the coding sequence ATGGAACTTCAGGACCAGCGCGTTCTCGTGATCGGCGGCAGCTCAGGCATCGGGCTTGCCGTCGCCGGCCGGGCCGCCCGGGCCGGCGCCCGGGTCACCATCGCCAGCCGTTCGGCCGAGCGGCTGGCCGCGGCGGCTGCCGCCCTGCCGGCCCCGGTCGAGACGCTGGTTCTCGACGTCGCCGACGACCGGCAGACCCGTGAAGCCCTGGGCGCCACCGGCATTTGGGATCATATCGCGGTTACCGCCGGCGATGTCCGCACCGGCCCGATCCGGAAACAGCCGATCGAGGCGGCGATGGCCGGCATGAACGCCAAATTCTGGTCGGCGTGGCGCATCGCCGCCGCGGCCGTCATTGCCGAAACCGGTTCCCTGACCCTGACCTCCGGTGCCTTTGCCCAGCGGCCGGCCGCCGGCCGCGTCATCGCCGGGGCGATCAATGCCGCGATCGAGGGGCTGGCCCGCGGCCTCGCCCTGGAACTCGCGCCCGTCCGGGTGAACGTGGTCTCGCCCGGCCTGGTGGACACGCCGCTCTGGGCCGGCCTGCCGGCGGAGAAGCGCCATGCCTATTTCGAGACGGTGGCGGCAGTCCTGCCCGCCCGCCGCATCGCCAGCGCGGACGACATCGCCCGGCTCTACCTGACCGCGATGACGACGCCGATCCTGACCGGCACGACATTGCTCGGCGACGGCGGCCACGTCCTGGTCTGA
- a CDS encoding enoyl-CoA hydratase-related protein, protein MTDQPILREFRIEDSREGIIHLVFDMPGRTMNVFSNAAIHEIGRVADWLRGSDVRGVVLRSGKATGFCAGADLNELGVAYDMIMQRPKDERTKVAYDHFFPLSRGLRALETAGKPVAVVVDGLALGGGCEFALAAHYRVLTDNPKTALGLPESLVGLLPGAGGTQRMPRVVGIEAALPILLEGGRFSPATALAAGLAHEVVAPEAAVAAAERWILSGPEASQPWDRQVPPAVDGRAAAALLDAAWTKALADPGAFYPAPFAILDCIRGGIEKPMDRAIEWEMTVFAGLIQRPEPRNMIQTLFLGKLEHDRRAKAGALPDGLAAVTAAVLGAWRAEGAGADTAAALAFLGLGKAAPAIQAAAPVPVAVPAPTGGHFWFEAQQDEPARTLAARLLIASALAADAVAPADEAERRVIDYALVARLGYPAYVGGPLSLARYLGQAQRLVA, encoded by the coding sequence ATGACCGACCAGCCGATCTTGCGCGAGTTCCGGATCGAGGACAGCCGCGAGGGCATCATCCATCTCGTCTTCGACATGCCGGGGCGGACGATGAACGTCTTCTCCAATGCCGCCATTCACGAGATCGGGCGCGTCGCCGACTGGCTGCGCGGCAGCGACGTGCGGGGTGTCGTGCTGCGCTCGGGCAAGGCGACCGGCTTCTGTGCCGGGGCCGACCTGAACGAATTGGGCGTCGCCTACGACATGATCATGCAGCGCCCGAAGGACGAGCGCACCAAGGTTGCCTATGATCATTTCTTCCCCTTGAGCCGGGGGCTTCGTGCCCTGGAGACGGCGGGCAAGCCGGTCGCCGTCGTCGTCGACGGGCTGGCGCTCGGCGGCGGCTGCGAATTCGCGCTCGCCGCCCATTACCGCGTCCTGACCGACAATCCGAAGACGGCGCTGGGCCTGCCGGAATCCCTGGTCGGCCTGCTGCCGGGGGCGGGCGGGACGCAGCGCATGCCGCGCGTGGTCGGCATCGAGGCCGCTTTGCCGATCCTGCTGGAAGGCGGCCGCTTCTCGCCGGCGACGGCGCTCGCGGCCGGCCTCGCTCACGAGGTCGTGGCGCCGGAGGCGGCGGTGGCGGCGGCGGAGCGCTGGATCCTGTCCGGGCCCGAGGCGTCCCAGCCCTGGGACCGGCAGGTGCCGCCGGCCGTGGACGGCAGGGCGGCGGCCGCCCTGCTCGATGCGGCCTGGACGAAGGCCCTGGCCGATCCCGGCGCCTTCTACCCCGCGCCCTTCGCCATTCTCGACTGTATCCGGGGCGGGATCGAAAAGCCGATGGACCGCGCCATCGAATGGGAGATGACGGTCTTCGCCGGCCTGATCCAGCGGCCCGAGCCGCGCAACATGATCCAGACCCTGTTCCTCGGCAAGCTGGAGCACGACCGCCGGGCCAAGGCGGGGGCACTGCCCGATGGCCTGGCGGCGGTGACCGCGGCGGTCCTCGGCGCCTGGCGCGCCGAGGGGGCTGGCGCGGATACGGCGGCGGCCCTGGCGTTCCTCGGCCTCGGCAAGGCGGCGCCGGCGATCCAGGCCGCGGCACCGGTGCCGGTCGCCGTCCCGGCGCCCACGGGTGGGCATTTCTGGTTCGAGGCGCAGCAGGACGAGCCCGCGCGTACCCTGGCGGCCCGGCTTCTGATCGCCTCCGCGCTGGCGGCGGATGCGGTGGCGCCGGCCGATGAAGCCGAGCGGCGCGTGATCGATTACGCCCTGGTCGCCCGCCTCGGCTATCCCGCCTATGTCGGCGGGCCGCTGTCGCTCGCCCGCTATCTCGGGCAGGCGCAACGCCTGGTCGCCTGA
- a CDS encoding NADP-dependent oxidoreductase translates to MPTPFPPNRQVILSSRPKGVPQPEHFTLSSAAVRPPAAGEILMRNHHLSVDPAQRGWANDEGNYSDPVPLGSAMRALAVGEIVESRAPGYAAGDFVYGWFGWQDYCTTTTAAVLRLVAETDLPLTASLGVLGINGLTAHLAFHSLGRPRAGETVLVSTAAGSVGSFVGQLANLAGCRAVGVTGSAEKVAAATTRYGYAQAVDYRASADIAADIAAACPAGIDIFYDNTGGAIGDAARALMNTGGRIIQCGTASIPHWTPPPQGPRSERQVLTKRLSWSGFVIFDHLAAFPATAASLADLIRAGRLTYDEDITAGLENAPAVLAGLYRGENLGKAIVSLV, encoded by the coding sequence ATGCCCACCCCCTTCCCCCCCAATCGCCAGGTGATCCTGAGCAGCCGCCCCAAGGGCGTGCCCCAGCCGGAGCATTTCACGCTGTCGAGCGCCGCCGTCCGCCCGCCCGCGGCCGGCGAGATCCTGATGCGCAACCATCATCTGTCGGTCGATCCCGCCCAGCGCGGCTGGGCCAATGACGAGGGCAATTACAGCGATCCCGTGCCCCTCGGCTCGGCCATGCGCGCGCTGGCGGTCGGCGAGATCGTCGAGAGCCGGGCCCCCGGCTATGCCGCCGGCGACTTCGTCTACGGCTGGTTCGGCTGGCAGGACTATTGCACCACGACAACGGCCGCGGTGCTGCGCCTGGTGGCCGAGACCGACCTGCCGCTGACCGCCAGCCTCGGCGTCCTCGGCATCAACGGGCTGACCGCCCATCTCGCCTTTCACAGCCTGGGCCGGCCCCGGGCGGGCGAGACCGTCCTGGTTTCGACCGCGGCGGGCAGCGTCGGCAGCTTCGTCGGCCAATTGGCCAATCTTGCCGGCTGCCGCGCCGTCGGGGTCACGGGATCGGCGGAGAAGGTTGCGGCGGCAACCACGCGCTATGGCTACGCGCAGGCGGTGGATTATCGCGCCTCGGCCGATATCGCCGCCGATATCGCCGCGGCCTGCCCCGCCGGGATCGACATTTTCTACGACAATACGGGCGGCGCCATCGGCGATGCGGCGCGGGCGCTGATGAACACGGGCGGTCGCATCATCCAATGCGGCACCGCTTCCATCCCCCATTGGACGCCACCGCCCCAGGGCCCGCGCAGCGAGCGCCAGGTGCTGACCAAGCGCCTGTCCTGGTCGGGCTTCGTGATCTTCGATCATCTGGCCGCCTTCCCGGCGACGGCGGCCAGCCTCGCCGACCTGATCCGGGCCGGCCGGCTGACCTATGACGAGGATATCACGGCGGGGCTGGAAAACGCCCCCGCCGTCCTTGCCGGCCTCTATCGCGGGGAGAACCTGGGCAAGGCGATCGTTTCGCTGGTCTGA
- a CDS encoding DUF1302 domain-containing protein, which yields MMQQNFRTHVLSAAMLCACGVLGAMPAGAVEFQAAGADITFSTVISAGLLIRAEDPSGEFYAAGNRAGGFSSTSAYDDPSLNFKKGEIVSNVYKIFSELKVDYGDFGGTLSAKAWYDHELDSGDRRHGNIVNGYAPGRPLSDRTFDDLAKFKGFALMDAYVRGKVEVGDMPLELRLGRQVVSWGEGLFIGGGINSINPIDVSAFRRPGAELKEGLLPVEMAYGNIGLTGDLSFEAFYQLKWAPTVIDGCGTYFSTVDSVAKGCNGFTLSAAQSDPTGLATGNVAKRADDLEARDDGQFGFALRYYAAALDVELSAYYMRYHSRVPYISIYNTTAANGGAPFINGDPLGGNFRYVIEFPEDINLFGLGFSTVLGGVSVFGEASYRPDMPVQLNANHLLAAFRSGGTSAQSPLSPAVAVGSGALFHGYDEAEQYRAQVAAFKLLPPALGAAGITLIGEVGFEVLDGLPGDRRYGRTAVYGLYNRSGTCAETTARKCADDGYVTDFSWGYRARGVLDYPDAVLGWNMKPFLSWAHDVNGTASDSTYLEGRMALGLGVDFDSGGYSFGTSYVRFMGGDYNYGKDRDFVSINATARF from the coding sequence ATGATGCAACAGAACTTCAGGACCCATGTCCTGTCGGCGGCCATGCTTTGCGCCTGCGGGGTGCTTGGGGCCATGCCGGCGGGGGCGGTGGAATTCCAGGCGGCCGGGGCCGACATCACCTTCTCGACGGTGATCAGCGCCGGCCTGCTGATCCGGGCCGAGGACCCGAGCGGGGAATTCTACGCCGCCGGCAACCGGGCGGGCGGCTTTTCGTCGACCAGCGCCTATGACGATCCCTCGCTCAACTTCAAGAAGGGCGAGATCGTCTCCAACGTCTACAAGATCTTCAGCGAATTGAAGGTCGACTACGGCGATTTCGGCGGCACCCTCTCGGCCAAGGCCTGGTACGACCACGAACTCGATTCCGGCGACCGCCGGCACGGCAATATCGTCAACGGTTACGCCCCGGGCCGGCCGCTGAGCGACCGCACGTTCGACGACCTGGCCAAATTCAAGGGCTTCGCCCTGATGGATGCCTATGTCCGCGGCAAGGTCGAGGTCGGCGACATGCCGCTCGAACTGCGCCTCGGCCGCCAGGTCGTGAGCTGGGGCGAGGGGCTGTTCATCGGCGGCGGCATCAATTCGATCAACCCGATCGACGTCTCCGCCTTCCGCCGCCCGGGGGCGGAACTGAAGGAGGGCCTGCTGCCGGTCGAAATGGCCTATGGCAACATCGGCCTGACCGGCGACCTGTCGTTCGAAGCCTTCTACCAGCTGAAATGGGCGCCGACCGTGATCGACGGCTGCGGCACCTATTTCTCGACCGTCGATTCGGTCGCCAAGGGGTGCAACGGCTTCACCCTGAGCGCGGCGCAGAGCGACCCGACCGGGCTTGCCACCGGCAATGTCGCCAAGCGGGCGGACGATCTCGAGGCCCGCGACGACGGCCAGTTCGGTTTCGCCCTGCGTTACTACGCGGCGGCCCTCGATGTCGAACTCTCCGCCTATTACATGCGCTATCACAGCCGCGTGCCCTATATCAGCATCTACAACACGACGGCAGCCAACGGCGGCGCGCCCTTCATCAACGGCGATCCGCTGGGCGGCAATTTCCGCTATGTCATCGAATTCCCCGAAGACATCAACCTGTTCGGCCTCGGCTTCTCCACCGTGCTCGGCGGGGTTTCGGTCTTCGGCGAAGCCTCCTACCGGCCGGATATGCCGGTGCAATTGAACGCGAACCACCTGCTGGCCGCCTTCCGCAGCGGGGGAACATCGGCCCAGTCGCCGCTGTCGCCGGCGGTCGCCGTCGGCTCGGGCGCGCTTTTCCACGGCTATGACGAGGCGGAACAATACCGGGCCCAGGTCGCGGCCTTCAAGCTGCTGCCACCGGCGCTGGGCGCTGCGGGCATCACCCTGATCGGCGAGGTCGGCTTCGAGGTTCTCGACGGCCTGCCGGGCGACCGCCGCTATGGCCGCACCGCGGTCTACGGGCTTTACAACCGCAGCGGAACCTGCGCCGAGACGACGGCCCGGAAATGCGCCGACGACGGTTACGTCACCGATTTCTCCTGGGGGTACCGGGCGCGCGGCGTGCTCGACTATCCGGATGCCGTGCTCGGCTGGAACATGAAGCCCTTCCTGTCCTGGGCCCATGACGTCAACGGCACCGCTTCCGACAGCACCTATCTCGAAGGCCGCATGGCGCTCGGCCTCGGCGTCGATTTCGACAGCGGCGGCTACAGCTTCGGCACGTCCTATGTCCGCTTCATGGGCGGCGACTACAACTACGGCAAAGATCGCGATTTCGTTTCGATCAACGCGACGGCCCGTTTCTGA